In Erigeron canadensis isolate Cc75 chromosome 7, C_canadensis_v1, whole genome shotgun sequence, one DNA window encodes the following:
- the LOC122609015 gene encoding uncharacterized protein LOC122609015, producing MRAEFCTKDALQELEQEFWDLKMKGVEIEKYILRFNELARLVPHLASTEEKKIDRFIWGLIPEVRRALTSKDPKTMSRAAVLAKTLTKDIIRSGGLTENAKKGKRKAEELVERKVEPPSKKGKILKNYAVIVVPEPTRYSRAYPKCTRCNLHHTGDCPVCFKCQGIGHMAKYCSVISTNPLRNNPPPVDRNPPARNTRLPLPPAAPVQRNQNQNAQVQRAAYPRRPKNQNQQNNQHQQNPQGPTNACVFAVKAEEARQNPRVVTGTFLLNDHYASILFDSGAERSFVALEFKARTKMITGKLEDKYVVEYANGQKYGTNEIVLDSPMTLVDKNFTIDLIPVEISSFDIIVGMDWLSKHHATICCHEKSVHIPLSNGEILIVQGDKSTNELKIVTAMKFRKYLDKKDHLVYLAHVIDKSAKEKKVQDIPIVRNFPDVFPDDLPGIPPVRQVEFNIDLVPGAAPVAKAPYRLAPPEMQELSNQLQELLSKGFIRPSSSPWGTPILFVKKKDGSMRMCIDYRELNKLTIKNRYPLPRIDDLFDQLQGASYFSKIDLRSGYH from the coding sequence ATGAGAGCTGAGTTCTGTACCAAAGATGCATTACAAGAGTTGGAACAAGAGTTTTGGGATCTGAAGATGAAGGGAGTGGAGATTGAGAAGTATATTCTGAGGTTTAATGAGCTTGCCAGGCTTGTGCCACACTTGGCTTCGACTGAAGAGAAGAAGATCGACCGTTTTATTTGGGGCTTGATCCCGGAAGTCCGCCGTGCTCTTACTAGCAAAGACCCTAAGACTATGTCAAGAGCCGCTGTACTGGCTAAGACTTTGACTAAGGATATTATTAGATCAGGAGGGTTGACTGAAAATGCTAAGAAAGGGAAAAGGAAGGCTGAGGAACTGGTGGAAAGGAAAGTTGAGCCACCAAGTAAGAAGGGGAAAATCTTGAAGAACTATGCGGTGATTGTAGTGCCTGAACCTACTAGATATTCTAGAGCTTACCCAAAGTGCACCCGCTGTAATCTTCATCACACTGGTGATTGTCCTGTCTGCTTCAAGTGCCAGGGAATTGGGCACATGGCCAAGTACTGTAGTGTTATTTCAACAAATCCGCTCAGGAACAACCCACCGCCAGTCGACAGAAATCCACCTGCCAGGAACACTCGACTTCCACTACCACCTGCTGCTCCAGTTCAAAGGAACCAGAACCAGAACGCCCAAGTTCAGCGTGCTGCTTATCCACGCAGGCCTAAAAACCAGAACCAGCAGAACAATCAGCATCAGCAGAACCCACAAGGCCCAACGAACGCCTGTGTTTTTGCAGTGAAAGCTGAGGAAGCTCGTCAAAACCCTcgggttgtgacaggtacttTCCTTCTGAACGATCATTATGCTTCTATACTATTTGACTCCGGTGCTGAGCGTAGCTTTGTTGCGCTAGAATTTAAAGCTAGAACTAAAATGATAACTGGTAAACTAGAAGATAAGTATGTGGTAGAGTATGCTAATGGCCAGAAGTACGGTACCAACGAAATTGTTCTAGATAGCCCTATGACCTTAGTAGACAAGAACTTTACTATCGATCTAATCCCTGTTGAGATTAGTAGCTTCGACATtatcgtgggaatggattggttatccAAACACCATGCGACTATTTGTTGCCACGAGAAGTCAGTTCATATACCGCTATCGAACGGCGAGATCTTAATTGTCCAAGGCGACAAATCTACGAACGAACTTAAAATCGTCACGGCCATGAAATTTCGTAAGTACTTGGACAAGAAAGATCATCTAGTGTACTTAGCTCATGTCATCGATAAAAGTGCTAAAGAGAAGAAAGTTCAAGATATCCCCATTGTTCGGAACTTTCCtgatgtctttcctgacgacTTACCAGGTATTCCACCTGttagacaagtcgagttcaatatCGATCTAGTTCCCGGTGCAGCGCCTgtcgctaaagcaccgtatcgtTTGGCTCCTcccgaaatgcaagaactgtccaatCAATTGCAAGAACTCTTGAGCAAAGGCTTCATTCGTCCTAGTTCATCCCCTTGGGGAACACCTATTctatttgtgaaaaagaaagatggttccatgagaatgtgcatagactaccgTGAACTGAACAAATTAACCATTAAAAACCGGTATCCCCTACCTCGCATAGACGAtctgtttgatcaattgcaaggcgcttcgtacttttctaagatcgatctACGTTCAGGATATCACTAG